A region of Streptomyces sp. NBC_01750 DNA encodes the following proteins:
- a CDS encoding NUDIX hydrolase, giving the protein MLIYMSNATQEGASMSLHSVSVAGIVVRQDGRVLVIRRADNDAWEAPGGVLELDERPEDGACREVLEETGIKVDAVRLTGVYKNMARGIVALVFLCRPVGGEERTSSESVDVQWFTRQEVESHMLEAYSVRVLDALDSDAAQVRAHDGRQLIDTADSPAATHPPA; this is encoded by the coding sequence ATGCTCATATACATGAGTAACGCTACCCAGGAAGGCGCGTCAATGTCGCTGCACTCGGTCTCTGTAGCGGGCATCGTGGTCCGTCAGGATGGACGTGTTCTCGTGATCCGGCGGGCCGACAACGACGCATGGGAGGCGCCGGGCGGCGTTCTGGAGCTTGACGAGCGGCCGGAGGACGGCGCCTGCCGGGAAGTCTTGGAAGAGACTGGCATCAAGGTTGACGCTGTGCGCCTGACCGGGGTCTACAAGAACATGGCGCGCGGCATCGTGGCCCTCGTGTTTCTGTGCCGGCCGGTCGGAGGGGAAGAGCGCACCTCTAGCGAGTCGGTCGACGTACAGTGGTTCACTCGCCAAGAGGTAGAGAGCCACATGCTTGAGGCGTACTCGGTGCGCGTGCTCGATGCTCTCGACAGCGACGCGGCGCAGGTGCGTGCCCATGATGGGCGCCAGCTGATTGACACCGCCGATTCACCAGCGGCTACCCACCCCCCCGCTTGA
- a CDS encoding DUF6414 family protein, producing MILREFLYVDTDKVRAMLAQLDGGVAEEERETSRDEKKNTIGPRSVAQHLQVTGSERYTQKSLGDAIFPMLEDALETESLLRDISVEAADITQWTSGNLKEIAPPGSLVRITAPGSLFDTRYAAGVFSGFASVATGLQGIGALPSSAPTGSSPRTGKQGQQRPPKSGQMQPERQLEDAIVDFYGMEGVDGASLRSIIRMARGIFAPGLHINLSPVDSGEVLIGSRLQEGRQYLDTEADILFARYGTSRQEWTLVGSVGSYGPEDTELPDLAFTNPDGTVNRGQFADSINGLMKYLGGMGFIDLPQHPGFSLIPFAVYRSIPRLSSSIVRQQ from the coding sequence TTGATCCTGCGTGAATTTTTGTATGTAGACACCGACAAAGTCAGGGCGATGCTAGCTCAGCTTGATGGCGGAGTAGCAGAAGAGGAACGGGAAACCAGTCGCGACGAGAAGAAGAACACTATTGGGCCGAGGAGCGTTGCCCAGCACTTGCAGGTGACTGGCAGTGAAAGATATACGCAGAAATCCCTAGGTGATGCCATCTTCCCCATGCTTGAGGACGCACTGGAAACCGAGTCCCTACTCCGGGACATATCGGTAGAAGCCGCCGACATCACTCAATGGACGTCGGGGAATCTAAAGGAGATCGCCCCTCCGGGGTCACTCGTTCGGATCACTGCTCCGGGATCACTCTTCGACACGCGATATGCCGCTGGCGTTTTCTCGGGGTTTGCTTCAGTTGCTACCGGATTGCAGGGCATTGGAGCCCTGCCATCATCTGCGCCCACTGGCTCATCGCCCCGCACGGGAAAGCAGGGGCAACAGCGACCGCCGAAGTCCGGACAAATGCAACCGGAGCGCCAGCTGGAAGATGCCATCGTGGACTTTTATGGGATGGAAGGAGTCGACGGCGCATCTCTCCGTTCCATCATTCGCATGGCTAGGGGGATCTTCGCCCCAGGACTGCATATCAATCTCTCGCCTGTTGATTCGGGAGAGGTGTTGATCGGCTCCCGACTGCAAGAGGGTCGCCAGTACCTGGACACCGAGGCCGATATCCTCTTCGCGCGATACGGAACATCGAGGCAAGAATGGACGCTCGTGGGTAGCGTTGGTAGCTACGGCCCCGAAGACACAGAACTACCCGATCTGGCATTCACTAATCCGGATGGAACTGTAAACAGGGGGCAATTCGCGGACTCGATTAATGGGCTCATGAAGTATTTGGGTGGGATGGGATTCATTGACCTTCCCCAGCATCCCGGATTCTCCTTGATTCCATTTGCGGTGTATCGCTCGATCCCTCGACTTTCTAGCAGCATTGTTCGACAGCAGTGA
- a CDS encoding RRQRL motif-containing zinc-binding protein — protein sequence MSAAFGKCYDPTGSTYGVPTFPWRFAPDGYATRRQLRALGLRPGGQPVAAQVMRRARRRCGGVQVAYLYRLDRAKPVRPMTKAMWAAHAKAMAARRACPNCRRDAGYCIPTSLGMCVACAYPAAQQAA from the coding sequence ATGTCCGCTGCTTTCGGCAAGTGCTACGACCCCACCGGCAGCACGTATGGGGTCCCTACGTTTCCGTGGCGGTTCGCGCCGGACGGATACGCGACGCGCCGGCAGTTACGGGCCCTCGGGCTGCGGCCCGGCGGGCAGCCCGTTGCCGCGCAGGTGATGCGCCGGGCCCGCCGCCGTTGCGGCGGAGTGCAGGTCGCCTACCTCTACCGGCTCGACCGTGCCAAACCGGTGCGGCCGATGACGAAAGCGATGTGGGCCGCGCACGCCAAAGCGATGGCGGCCCGCCGGGCCTGCCCCAACTGCCGCAGGGATGCCGGCTACTGCATCCCCACCTCGCTTGGCATGTGCGTGGCCTGCGCCTATCCCGCCGCACAGCAAGCCGCCTGA
- a CDS encoding GntR family transcriptional regulator has protein sequence MGTTASRDSGKPRYLQIAEDLAQQIRAGVLAPGEKVPSESELMARYSVSQGTARKAVAELRPTGLIDTHHGKGSFVKSQPPVRRKSSDRFRRSHRRAGKAAYIAETEQAGKKPGVTVLYIGPAEAPSDIAERLGVPAGTQVLARRRLYFSDGTPTEEATSYLPWDIAKDIPELFAENPGGGGIYARLEDNGHTFSEFTETVRARLATKQETVALSLSPGSPIIHLTRSAETDTGRVVEVCDTIMAADQFVLDYRIPAGD, from the coding sequence ATGGGGACCACAGCCTCTAGGGACTCTGGCAAGCCACGGTACCTACAGATCGCCGAAGACCTCGCTCAGCAGATCAGGGCTGGAGTGCTTGCACCCGGAGAGAAGGTGCCCAGTGAGTCGGAGCTGATGGCTCGCTACTCGGTGTCGCAGGGCACGGCGCGCAAGGCCGTCGCAGAGCTGCGCCCGACGGGCCTGATCGACACCCACCACGGCAAGGGCTCATTCGTAAAGAGCCAGCCCCCCGTACGCCGCAAGTCCTCGGACCGGTTCCGGCGGTCGCACCGCAGGGCGGGGAAGGCCGCCTACATCGCGGAGACGGAGCAGGCGGGCAAGAAGCCCGGCGTAACGGTCCTCTACATCGGCCCGGCCGAAGCACCGAGCGATATCGCGGAACGGCTGGGCGTGCCCGCTGGCACACAGGTGCTCGCACGTCGCCGGCTGTACTTCAGCGACGGCACACCGACGGAAGAGGCAACGTCCTACCTGCCATGGGACATCGCGAAGGACATTCCGGAACTGTTCGCTGAGAATCCAGGAGGCGGCGGCATCTACGCACGCCTGGAGGACAACGGACACACGTTCTCCGAGTTCACCGAGACAGTCCGCGCGAGGCTTGCCACCAAACAGGAGACGGTCGCCCTGAGCCTCAGCCCCGGCTCTCCGATCATCCACCTCACCCGCAGTGCGGAGACAGACACGGGCCGCGTCGTGGAGGTATGCGACACCATCATGGCCGCTGACCAGTTCGTTCTCGACTACCGCATTCCCGCCGGGGACTGA